A region from the Acipenser ruthenus chromosome 13, fAciRut3.2 maternal haplotype, whole genome shotgun sequence genome encodes:
- the LOC117418270 gene encoding kinase non-catalytic C-lobe domain-containing protein 1-like isoform X3: protein MENVSLADILSLRDRCLLEQDIWAVCLECAHSLKSISHSPLFHTLCITPDTLAFNANGNVCFMEQLSDDPEGAFVPPEFDRTGNTFEAHIYSLGSTLTAAIEYVIEPELEPELSQELKMILEQMQLEKPEDRPDIETVIRLGEGNTKCASAAICRKLSAIGRRVLSIESVAAFQDGCESPWMIKERQAGVGRELQDYERNPADGSSSTEDLVFDPNLLKNQIAKAAEREGKCMRDVVVSLKNDCTVQNSVEERRENEKQSLSNENQDTLDLQSELDTTSIEPKKMSPAMNLKLAKLSKKKDCPQVESSTLSDFNKGVISLQDTSSLNPINQTESVRIATILNHSNSYQSTLPFLPFKASRTVSVIDLSEILPEEKKFPSPEILTDDSSTSYTNLSKPLLPQEEMHFETTESSGYLPMDNKTTSSPVEVEDFTSPVHCIQSPIEPNKNAVSSPDTKPVFGNSNLNHKHAQIKSSTVNESWINNNIYQTEDNHMKKSMLCLNEETQDEWVLLKDLLSRCGRPLSVNELWALCHICLYTLQTYIDFPAYLCLDSVYVGCDGELLFLTPKNTATCDSFYLAPEFQEHGIVTEKVCVYGVAAILWAAAKFNFSPNQKLALPRKLKRLLLEMAKRTPIERPSIAAARKTCSDYLFHQGTNAKKVWAELISSIHQTVKGDHVVKPQEAADVRHTPSQHESSCFKTGFVPIAGENKLTAIKGPVPCLYSVNSSSNLPDAFMSSATHFRPIILTQNTETAGTKNEYKSSSAKQQVKAIKKEILEKKGLVLVSDIENDVNENVINERQENSQNSTLRQHCSPSSKENTLVNSESFPVLLNCAGCTDAEKKSVPTATSSSSSSAASVLPSSPIVNNFFLRQDPKTGLITLLPVQVAIPEQSPGLEFSTEPGSSSHQKRSSLLGESKDVDMVVMSANPKSNLCETSDGSGHSITPVNHYHTLKENAADVERATTSPPISSVTQDILRILSKGHTGKSEARPVEIVDYFVDSCGDLTVTHGSSLSLYQRRSSLQKVICLIKEEFAFDGYLENGVEDLAMGEYILSLKELQFGTFCNAVSEKFCDLYWDERLLETLYKVVNGKHPQTSRIYSKSVLSFDSSAPVSRKQRKSQDICEKSPINLQRNVPLNQRQLPGHLPSLPATGTLYLPDERCTEEGTETADSVSPDLSDNACNSQPRLELKTKIGNQVSPLVTRQSATEPDKESLPDTEVELPWKDTFDEMDLKDLHPDRNDDYPKNPEPSPLSGKEEYVSSRACTLGEKDQLSLDYTEEIEDTDTVSSGRMPENSRSSSPCQTNVRKCNPGWTSVFYGADCFGEEVLNYVKKLGRRNEAQCMDVKMLELQQQLMIETKNLNKTRTFYQKLLQQERRNKGSEAKIMLPKLKGQLEEMRAKVEFLELIKRYLEILCMEQWGLDTSLLPSLAKSVSGATLNPSEDNSLLTFQSVKVSGQISQNKTRMLQAGTPLGLMCYLYARYAVLDGYMHQFLYTFRYFCTPKEFLQFLIDTLNSAVSSNQGYSSDCSKVYNRTLDLVQAWVEECYQVDFVPDSNLLNTLEDFISAKVLPLDNRGDHLLALLHNAPKKKRSHSEPSENDTKSVHSLCRKISTEDTSRKSFHLRVSKGGEAISPVQKEQYSIAAALPRPCYSSLIDELSSSCLRTEEKYPLFQSEYSTQQIVHQLTLLQQDMFQECHPVHFLNSRALGVKDRTLHITKTFGQDTLPVEGSSLFASEPLQDRNLLQLLTYADNVSNWVSAEIVICDTPKAQAGLLSTFLHTAKLCFELRNFATAMHILCGLENVIVRQLPAWKNLSSKVSEIMEELKAVQVFLKSDNLCLMEGDRFKKLPTIPSAHLLAMHVQQLEIGALTMANGAYKWPKLRNIAKVVSQVHAFQENVYTFVPDLDLQAYLRHRIAHFSQADIPLLAAENNTNFYQIPTEKHSRKIRDTLRRMKATFQ, encoded by the exons GCACACATCTATTCTCTGGGTTCAACCTTAACAGCAGCTATTGAATATGTCATAGAGCCTGAACTGGAGCCTGAGCTGAGTCAAGAGCTGAAGATGATTTTGGAACAGATGCAGCTAGAGAAACCTGAAGATAGACCAGATATTGAG ACTGTTATTAGGCTTGGTGAAGGAAATACGAAGTGTGCCTCAGCAGCTATTTGTCGTAAACTTTCTGCCATAGGACGAAGAGTGTTATCAATTGAATCAGTTGCTGCTTTTCAAG ATGGTTGTGAAAGTCCATGGATGATAAAAGAGCGTCAGGCAGGTGTGGGACGTGAACTGCAAGATTATGAACGTAATCCAGCAGATGGATCTTCTAGCACTGAGGATCTGGTATTTGACCCTAATTTATTGAAGAATCAGATTGCAAAAGCGGCTGAAAGAGAGGGAAAATGTATGCGAGATGTAGTGGTGTCTTTGAAAAATGACTGTACAGTGCAGAACTCCGTTGAAGAGAGAAGAGAAAATGAGAAGCAGTCTCTATCTAATGAGAATCAAGATACTTTGGATCTTCAATCGGAGCTTGATACCACATCCATAGAGCCAAAGAAAATGTCACCAGCCATGAACCTAAAATTAGCAAAACTATCAAAGAAAAAAGACTGTCCTCAAGTTGAATCAAGTACACTTTCAGACTTTAACAAAGGCGTAATCTCTTTGCAAGATACCAGTAGTTTAAATCCAATCAACCAGACAGAATCTGTGAGGATAGCGACTATACTGAATCATTCTAATTCCTATCAGAGTACTCTTCCTTTTCTTCCATTTAAAGCCAGCAGAACTGTGTCTGTAATAGACCTTTCTGAAATAttgccagaagaaaaaaaatttcCTAGTCCTGAAATATTAACAGATGACAGCAGCACAAGTTATACAAACCTCTCTAAGCCTTTGCTTCCCCAAGAAGAGATGCACTTTGAAACAACTGAATCCTCAGGATATTTGCCAATGGATAACAAAACCACCTCTTCTCCCGTTGAGGTGGAAGACTTTACATCACCTGTTCACTGCATCCAAAGCCCCATTGAACCAAACAAAAATGCCGTATCTAGCCCAGACACCAAACCTGTATTTGGAAACAGTAACTTGAATCATAAACATGCCCAAATCAAGTCTTCTACTGTAAATGAAAGTTGGATAAATAACAACATATACCAAACTGAAGACAACCACATGAAGAAAAGTATGCTTTGTCTTAATGAAGAAACTCAGGATGAA TGGGTATTGCTAAAGGACCTTCTCTCTCGTTGTGGTAGACCATTGTCAGTTAATGAACTATGGGCTCTGTGTCACATATGCCTTTACACTCTCCAGACCTACATAGATTTTCCAG CCTATTTATGCCTGGATTCAGTTTATGTTGGTTGTGATGGCGAACTACTGTTTTTAACTCCAAAAAACACAG CTACCTGTGATTCATTTTATTTGGCACCAGAATTTCAAGAACATGGCATCGTTACTGAGAAG GTTTGTGTTTATGGTGTGGCAGCTATTCTCTGGGCGGCAGCAAAGTTTAACTTTTCACCAAATCAAAAGTTAGCATTGCCAAGAAAGTTAAAGAGGCTGCTGCTTGAGATGGCAAAAAGAACTCCCATTGAGAGACCATCTATTGCTGCGGCACGAAAG ACCTGCAGCGATTATCTGTTTCATCAAGGGACCAATGCCAAGAAGGTTTGGGCGGAGCTGATCAGCAGTATTCACcag ACAGTCAAAGGGGACCATGTAGTAAAACCTCAAGAAGCTGCTGATGTTAGGCATACTCCAAGTCAACATGAATCTTCATGTTTCAAGACAG GATTTGTGCCGATTGCTGGTGAGAACAAGCTGACTGCTATAAAGGGTCCAGTTCCTTGTCTGTATTCTGTAAATAGCTCTTCCAATCTGCCTGATGCCTTCATGTCTTCAGCAACCCACTTCAGACCTATAATCCTCACACAGAATACAGAGACAGCAGG taccaaaaatgaatataaaagtTCTAGTGCCAAACAACAAGTGAAagccataaaaaaagaaattctggAAAAGAAAGGACTAGTACTTGTGAGTGACATTGAAAATGATGTTAATGAGAACGTGATCAATGAAAGACAGGAGAACTCCCAAAACAGCACTTTAAGACAACACTGTTCCCCATCTTCGAAGGAAAACACTTTGGTCAATTCTGAATCTTTTCCAGTTCTCCTAAACTGTGCTGGGTGCACGGATGCTGAAAAAAAGAGTGTTCCAACTGCAACTAGTAGTTCAAGCTCTTCAGCTGCTTCAGTATTACCTAGTAGCCCCATTGTTAATAATTTTTTCCTTAGACAGGATCCAAAAACTGGACTAATAACTTTATTACCTGTCCAAGTAGCCATACCAGAGCAGTCCCCAGGCTTGGAATTTAGCACAGAACCTGGGTCAAGTTCACACCAAAAGCGGTCTTCCCTCCTCGGAGAAAGCAAGGACGTAGACATGGTCGTGATGTCTGCCAACCCAAAGAGCAATCTTTGTGAGACCTCTGATGGCAGTGGTCATTCAATTACCCCGGTGAATCACTACCATACTCTCAAAGAAAACGCAGCTGATGTTGAAAGGGCTACGACTTCCCCACCCATCTCTTCTGTAACTCAGGACATTCTAAGAATACTCTCAAAAGGTCACACTGGCAAAAGTGAAGCTAGGCCAGTCGAAATTGTGGATTATTTTGTAGATTCTTGTGGAGATCTAACCGTGACACATGGTTCAAGTTTATCTTTATACCAAAGGCGCTCATCCCTGCAGAAAGTTATATGTCTTATTAAAGAGGAATTTGCATTTGATGGCTACCTGGAAAATGGAGTTGAAGATCTTGCAATGG GAGAGTACATCCTCTCTCTAAAGGAACTTCAGTTTGGCACATTTTGCAATGCAGTATCTGAGAaattctgtgacctgtactgggATGAAAGATTACTAGAGACACTGTACAAAGTCGTCAATGGAAAGCATCCTCAAACATCTCG gatCTATTCCAAATCTGTTTTAAGCTTTGACAGTTCTGCCCCTGTGAGCAGAAAGCAAAGAAAGTCACAAGATATTTGTGAGAAGAGTCCCATTAATCTGCAGAGAAATGTACCTCTGAACCAGAGACAGCTTCCTGGACACTTGCCGTCCCTACCAGCAACGGGAACCTTATATTTACCAGATGAAAGGTGCACTGAGGAAGGAACAGAGACCGCTGACAGTGTCAGTCCAG ATTTGAGTGATAATGCTTGTAATAGCCAACCCAGACTTGAGCTGAAAACCAAGATAGGAAACCAAGTCAGCCCCCTTGTTACAAGGCAGTCTGCAA CAGAGCCAGACAAGGAATCCCTCCCTGATACAGAGGTAGAACTACCCTGGAAAGATACATTTGATGAGATGGACTTGAAAGATCTTCATCCAGATAGAAATGATGACTATCCTAAAAATCCTGAGCCTTCACCTCTGTCTGGAAAAGAGGAATATGTTTCTAGCAGGGCTTGTACTTTAGGGGAAAAGGATCAACTGAGTCTAGATTATACAGAAGAGATTGAAGATACTGATACTGTGAGCTCAGGAAGAATGCCTGAAAATAGCCGTTCTTCATCTCCCTGTCAAACAAATGTTCGAAAGTGCAATCCAGGCTGGACTAGTGTGTTTTACGGGGCTGATTGCTTTGGGGAAGAGGTTCTGAATTATGTGAAGAAGCTTGGCAGGAGAAATGAGGCACAGTGCATGGATGTTAAAATGTTG GAGCTTCAGCAGCAGCTGATGATAGAGACAAAGAATCTGAACAAGACCAGAACATTCTACCAAAAACTCTTGCAGCAAGAGAGACGAAACAAAG GTTCTGAAGCCAAAATCATGTTACCGAAACTGAAAGGCCAATTGGAAGAAATGAGAGCCAAAGTAGAATTTCTGGAATTAATTAAAAGATACCTGGAG ATTTTGTGTATGGAGCAGTGGGGTCTGGATAcctccctcctcccttccctGGCAAAGTCTGTATCAGGGGCAACTCTGAATCCTTCTGAAGACAACTCACTGCTAACTTTCCAATCAGTGAAAGTTAGCGGGCAAATCAGCCAGAACAAAACAAGAATGCTACAGGCAGGAACACCACTTGGACTTATGTGCTACCTTTATGCTAG GTATGCAGTTCTGGATGGTTACATGCACCAGTTCCTTTACACATTTCGTTATTTCTGTACACCAAAGGAGTTTCTTCAGTTTTTGATTGATACATTGAACAGTGCAGTCAG CTCAAATCAAGGGTACTCATCTGATTGCTCAAAGGTATACAACCGCACATTAGATCTAGTGCAAGCATGGGTTGAAGAATGCTACCAAGTGGACTTTGTGCCTGATTCCAATCTCTTAAACACGCTGGAAGATTTCATTTCAGCCAAG GTCCTTCCATTGGACAATCGAGGTGATCATTTACTAGCATTGCTACACAATGCCCCTAAGAAAAAGAGGTCCCACAGTGAACCAAGTGAAAATGACACAAAGTCAGTTCATTCCTTGTGCCGAAAAATATCAACTGAGGACACTTCTAGAAAG AGTTTTCACTTGAGAGTATCTAAAGGGGGAGAAGCAATTAGTCCAGTGCAGAAAGAACAGTATTCTATTGCAGCAGCCTTGCCCAGACCCTGTTACTCTTCCCTCATTGACGAGCTCTCAAGTTCATGTCTGAGAACAGAAGAAAAGTATCCATTATTTCAAAGTGAATATAGCACACAACAAATTGTGCACCAGCTTACTTTGCTTCAGCAG GACATGTTTCAAGAATGCCACCCGGTTCATTTTCTTAATTCAAGAGCACTTGGTGTCAAAGACAGAACACTACATATTACAAA AACTTTTGGTCAGGACACTTTGccagtagagggcagcagtctcttTGCTTCAGAACCTTTACAAGACAGAAACCTGCTGCAGCTTCTGACATACGCAGACAATGTCAGTAACTGGGTCTCTGCAGAAATTGTCATCTGTGATACGCCAAAG gcacAGGCTGGATTACTGTCAACATTTCTCCATACTGCAAAGCTTTGTTTTGAATTAAGAAATTTTGCCACAGCAATGCATATCCTTTGTGGACTTGAAAACGTAATAGTCAGACAGTTACCT GCATGGAAAAACCTTTCTTCAAAAGTTTCTGAAATCATGGAGGAGCTGAAAGCTGTTcag GTGTTCTTAAAAAGTGATAATCTCTGTTTAATGGAAGGAGACCGATTTAAAAAGCTACCAACCATCCCTTCAGCTCACCTTCTGGCCATGCATGTTCAGCAGCTTGAAATTGGTGCATTGACAATGGCAAATGGTGCCTATAAATGGCCTAAACTCAG gaatatagCAAAGGTAGTGAGCCAGGTTCATGCCTTTCAAGAAAATGTGTATACATTTGTTCCCGACTTGGATCTGCAAGCTTACCTGAGACATCGCATTGCTCATTTCAGCCAGGCTGACATTCCTCTTCTTGCTGCAGAGAACAACACTAATTTTTATCAGATACCAACTGAGAAGCACTCTCGAAAGATTCGTGACACATTACGGAGAATGAAGGCAACATTTCAGTAA